In Halobacterium sp. R2-5, one DNA window encodes the following:
- a CDS encoding helix-turn-helix domain-containing protein, with the protein MAQSPPRSGRPPIQQLQTVADLLDTPALARLYAHILQHGPVTVSELVDELDIPQGTAYDYVQNLETAGLVGKTRDQRPYKYDAESIALTLSTDGETQTITPALIAAVARRDEDEDIDIYIERHGLDGLAVALEYAYEYVDGTVNHRIAARELDLSPLEAEIILQALEPVATEYADAVA; encoded by the coding sequence ATGGCGCAATCACCTCCCCGGTCAGGCCGACCACCAATTCAGCAGCTCCAGACGGTGGCCGACCTTCTCGACACGCCGGCACTCGCTCGGCTATACGCCCATATCTTACAACACGGTCCGGTCACCGTGTCCGAACTTGTCGACGAGCTCGACATCCCCCAGGGGACCGCCTACGACTATGTGCAGAACCTCGAAACGGCTGGCTTAGTGGGGAAGACCCGTGATCAACGCCCGTACAAATACGACGCCGAGTCGATTGCACTCACCCTCTCGACGGACGGCGAAACCCAAACGATCACGCCAGCACTCATCGCTGCCGTTGCCCGCCGCGACGAGGACGAGGACATCGACATCTACATCGAGCGTCACGGTCTTGACGGCCTCGCCGTCGCGCTTGAGTACGCCTACGAGTACGTCGATGGCACGGTCAACCATCGGATTGCGGCCCGGGAACTCGACCTCTCACCGCTTGAAGCCGAGATCATTCTCCAGGCACTGGAACCGGTTGCCACCGAGTACGCCGACGCGGTTGCATGA